AAAAGTACTATTACGAGGTCTGTACTAAATCGGGGTTCACTGTATCAAGGTTGAAAGTGCTATGGATGTTTCAAGGGACTTCATAAAAAATGTACTATAACGGGGAATCTACAATAACGGGGAATCTACAATAACAGGGTGTACTATATATCAAGATTCCACTGTATTGTATCAATAGCTTTGTAGACTACAGGTAGAATTAATTTATCTGTTTGaaaatatacaatttttatttttgtttcacagAGAAATGAATCAAACTAGGATTCAACAAGCATCAATGGAAAGATATATTCAAGAAAACGATGACAATTTTGTTGAGTCTATGGGTGACAACACCACAGCCAACGATGTAACTCGTTTGTCAAGATTTCTGACATCATTCGTGGATGGTAGTAATTTGCTAAGCTGGTCAATTGCTACCTTATTCCGCATATATTTGTTGGCCTACCATGTTGATCTTGTGGCAGGTGTATTGAAATTGCATGACTTTACAAGCCGGTGAGTGGAAAACATTTCCGACATTCATGACagaattattaacaagaatacAATTATTCCgataacatttttgttttgaaaaaaaacctaAATAACACGATTATTGAAATTGTTAACGAGAATTattccaatttcattttttgttaagaaaaaaaacaagttaAAATCACTATTGACTCGAGAATTGTATTCATTACCTTATTCAGTAGAGAAAGCATTTAAAAGAAGTCGTACACTTAGAAATGTTGGTttgcaaaaaaaattaatagtatgtgagaaataaaaaatacttatttcatcttcaattgcatcaataTAGAGTTGTAAATTATCTGTATAGTCCAATGGAGTTGAACAATAGAACATTATCTTTTTCTATTCTCGTATATTGAGAATTATTACCACTTTGGAGACTCCTGGATTTGATATCGATGAGTTTCTAGGATGTTATATGTATCCTGTCCAACAATTGGAAATTGCCCAAACAttggaaaaactataaaaataataacaacaTATCCATGCCGAATTTGAAAGTTGCTAGTAATGGAGAATATCCATTCTTGTGGAAATCAAAAGCAtattaactatagtgaggtccacgttataatgacagtattcgattaGAAttcgtgttgctatccttgtctatcactcgacgaagcagatagcgttatccttcCCTAGCCTCCtgaatgttgccagatcggtgtTAACATGTAGAAATTTAATCAATTAACAGAATGTTTTATCTCGATCATgtaagtttattattaaattattgaaaaataatatatttccttgaagaataaatatgattgatcaCCTCATCTTAGACAGAAATTAACAGTTGATATTTGATCAGATATACTGATATCAACTCttttctatagaaggcagtggcaaagcaGAGAATCTGCTTTTCtcctattcatttatttattcatacaatatggCAATTTCCACTGAATCTAATAAGACCCAAAGTGgtacaaaacaaaatagcactgtaaattaataaactataaatcAATGTAAAACTAAAAGTATAATAGATGAGCacagtaataattaatatagattacttcaaaaacaagataaaaataggaaaatgagaaggaaaaaaagaaaaaaaagtcaTGCAGTTCGTGAACCCATGCAAAAATCATTATCTACATTTCATAAGtaagtaatttaaaaaaaaggaatACAACTTCTCCTATCTACCCCCActgctattatttatttatttattggataaagtaaacaataacaataacaatacagtagtaggaaaagaaaaaacaggctattgcccaaaacttcttcaatttacTAATTTTGTCTtacattgttcaaatattatgtaggacAAGTCCATTCcaatttatacactaaatcatcaatctgaatatacaaatcagaataaaacaaacaattttaaatttggatagattaaTTAAACTTCcgtaaaaacaaaacaaacttcaaattcacGAAAAACTTCATTATAACGAGCAACTCACTCTAGTTATCGTCCAATAGTTCAATTTAggatgaaaattcaataatattgaaaaaataccaCAGATTTCTAGCGATTAAGGAGCTGAACATAATCTGGTTCACATTTGCGGTGATGAAATCCTCACCCGAGGTGTCCGCTCTCTGTGACACCATTGACCGCCTCCAGAACTCCACCACAATCCATCCTGTGACGTCATCAACCGCAATTTCAAAGAGAACCCAACTGATACAGGAGAAAAACAAGAAACTACAACAATCCTGCAGATTCTATGCAAAACTGCTGCCCGGCGCCTTCATTATCAGCGGTCTCCtaccgttctgtcaagtagttttccaATTTTGCTACTTCACGTTTGTCCAAAAAAGAAACAACGAGAACTTAGATGACCTGCCTTTCGCGATGTTTTTCTACTATCCAGATAACTATAAAACATTGAACACTTACATGGTTGCTCAGTTCCTTATTTGTATCCTGCTCTACATTGTGATAATTCATTACTTGTTGCCTGTTTTTACGTCTGTTTCACTGGCCACTATATCTATCATCTATGAGATAAAGTTTATCTGCCTCAGACTTGATCATTTGAGTGATTTGAGAGATAAAGGAAGGGAGCTGTTGAAGTTTCATGCATCGGCTCTAGTCAAATCACACGTTGACTTGGCAAAGTAAGTACTAATATAACCTACCAAtttcaaacacaaaaaaatatcaACTACCCTTGATAATGGCTATTGAAGATTTGAAACAAGTAGTGTTGCAATGATGCAAAGGGTAcgtgttcaattttattgtgtttgaaTTACAGTAGCTCTAAAAAAAGAGTGGATATTGAAATGCCTACGAACTTTATACGTTTCCATAGAATACTCAAGTACAAGAGTTGGCCCAGCTCTACAGGGCTGGGCTCTCAACACAGGGATAGACcatgaatgaattggaaagtcATACACAGAAAAGTCTCatagtgaattgaaaattgaacagCCCCACACAAAGTGGGCTTTCGTCGATTCAGTATATGTATAAATACATCAGTATTCACGACAGGTATTGCAATAaacaaatgaatattattttgaagtgCTCCGAAATATGAGCTTTCCTGTCATTACTGCTTTCATGAAGATTTCATCACGTCTTTTCattaaatattacaataattattaatattattccctCCAGAACataatatcgaggcaccgagcttcgcttgtttttcttctatttattgataaacagaacacattctctaaaatgatcgtgtttatttttttatagccGGCTATtaatacgtcagcttatgaacttcgtggatgcgatattttgattttccacagaatcactcgctcactttttactatccacagacgacgaaagtctcagctgtttcagtcaaggatgaattatcctttttatgtcgttcagcgagttttcccaaggatgagatctagtgcaatctaatttttatatcataaacctactatgttccaaatttcgtgaaaatcgttagagccgttttcgagttccgttgaacataaataaccatataaccagattaaaaaatagccagatataaaaatataaacagatatacagaaattgctcgcttaatataataggatagactATCCAGATATCGTCtattatagtattattcatATGCATCTCATCTTGTTTTCTTTAATTATGATAGCTGAAGGTTAAATTCGAAATTTCGGATTAGTGAATCTATTtggagaatttgaaataaagtgGTTCCATGTTTCCCAACTGGAAGTTTTCCAAACTTATAGatcagtcctcaattatttcGAGATGAAAACATTTACGTTTTTTCAACTGAAACGTTTTCAATCCTATAAAACATTTTGATGGAAATTTCTGAGATATtgaatgctaatgaattaattcagaagtcttcggggtg
The genomic region above belongs to Nilaparvata lugens isolate BPH chromosome 5, ASM1435652v1, whole genome shotgun sequence and contains:
- the LOC120351241 gene encoding uncharacterized protein LOC120351241 isoform X1, translating into MERYIQENDDNFVESMGDNTTANDVTRLSRFLTSFVDGSNLLSWSIATLFRIYLLAYHVDLVAGVLKLHDFTSRFLAIKELNIIWFTFAVMKSSPEVSALCDTIDRLQNSTTIHPVTSSTAISKRTQLIQEKNKKLQQSCRFYAKLLPGAFIISGLLPFCQVVFQFCYFTFVQKRNNENLDDLPFAMFFYYPDNYKTLNTYMVAQFLICILLYIVIIHYLLPVFTSVSLATISIIYEIKFICLRLDHLSDLRDKGRELLKFHASALVKSHVDLANDIKSLNKCINGLAVGYMNVMALQICMYLFCLLEFDDIVTRLKYAFCILFVIMVMSVCTSFGQRIINAGDILSWELYNCPWLEMPNWFKRSLLLMMTRSMRKMELKPYGLYVLDLRCLTSIVNATYSYFNFFLKV